One stretch of Kogia breviceps isolate mKogBre1 chromosome 20, mKogBre1 haplotype 1, whole genome shotgun sequence DNA includes these proteins:
- the SPCS3 gene encoding signal peptidase complex subunit 3, with the protein MNTVLSRANSLFAFSLSVMAALTFGCFITTAFKDRSVPVRLHVSRIMLKNVEDFTGPRERSDLGFITFDITADLENIFDWNVKQLFLYLSAEYSTKNNALNQVVLWDKIVLRGDNPKLLLKDMKTKYFFFDDGNGLKGNRNVTLTLSWNVVPNAGILPLVTGSGHVSVPFPDTYEITKSY; encoded by the exons ATGAACACGGTGCTGTCGCGGGCGAACTCGCTGTTCGCCTTCTCGCTGAGCGTGATGGCGGCGCTCACCTTCGGCTGCTTCATCACTACGGCCTTCAAAGACCGGAGCGTCCCGGTGCGGCTGCACGTCTCGAGGATCATGCT aaaaaatgTAGAAGACTTCACTGGACCTAGAGAAAGAAGTGATCTGGGATTCATTACATTTGATATAACTGCTG atctagaaaatatatttgattggAATGTTAAGcagttgtttctttatttatcagCCGAATATTCAACAAAAAATAAT gCTCTGAACCAGGTTGTTCTGTGGGACAAGATTGTTCTGAGAGGTGATAATCCAAAGCTGCTGTTGAAAGATAtgaaaacaaagtattttttctttgacgATGGAAATGGTCTCAA GGGAAACAGGAATGTCACTTTAACCCTATCTTGGAACGTTGTACCAAATGCTGGAATTCTACCTCTTGTGACAGGATCAGGACATGTATCTGTCCCATTTCCAGATACATATGAAATAACGAAGAGTTATTAA